One window of the Perca flavescens isolate YP-PL-M2 chromosome 16, PFLA_1.0, whole genome shotgun sequence genome contains the following:
- the LOC114571166 gene encoding E3 ubiquitin/ISG15 ligase TRIM25-like, with translation MAQRGIQMDQEKLCCSICLDLLKDPVTIPCGHNYCMSCIKSHWDEEEQKEIHSCPQCRQTFGSRPALGRNTMLADLVEELKRTGLQTAPADHCYAGPEDVACDFCTGGKVKALKSCLQCLVSYCEQHLQPHYEVVPLKKHKLVDPSQKLQENVCTRHNEVMKIFCRTDQKCICYLCSMDDHKGHDTVSAAAEMTERQKELGLCLQKIQQRIQNREKHVKVLQQEAEAINHSADKAVEDSEKIFRDAKQQIRSRQKTEVAHVNELEERLKQEITELNRKLAELEQLLDTDHHIQFLRNFILLSRLSEATDSPGIDSRPLRYTEDVTAAVSEARDKLQDILSEEWTNMSLTGTEDVLLPQAEPKTRAEFVQYSCQITLDENTFYGKFMYLDYLRATHRYDFKYDHYGHPDSFTDWAQVLCRESLTGRCYWEVDFGGNGIFIAVAYKSISRKGRESAFGHNDKSWALQCFHNGYEFRHNNIRTPVTGPWSSRVGVYLDHSAGVLCFYSVSETMTLLHRVQTTFTQPLCPGLGVHHNGNYAKICTGSNIED, from the coding sequence ATGGCGCAGCGAGGAATTCAGATGGACCAGGAAAAACTCTGCTGTTCGATCTGTCTGGATCTACTGAAGGATCCAGTGACTATTCCCTGTGGGCACAACTACTGTATGAGCTGTATTAAAAGCCACTGGGATGAAGAGGAACAGAAGGAAATCCACAGCTGTCCTCAGTGTAGACAGACCTTTGGATCGAGGCCTGCCCTGGGGAGAAACACCATGTTGGCAGATTTAGTGGAGGAACTGAAGAGGACAGGACTCCAAACTGCTCCGGCTGATCACTGCTATGCCGGACCTgaagatgtggcctgtgatTTCTGCACTGGTGGGAAAGTGAAAGCTCTCAAGTCCTGTCTGCAGTGTCTGGTCTCTTACTGTGAGCAGCACCTCCAGCCTCACTATGAAGTTGTTCCATTAAAGAAACACAAGCTGGTCGACCCCTCCCAGAAGCTCCAGGAGAACGTCTGCACTCGTCACAACGAGGTGATGAAGATTTTCTGCCGCACTGATCAGAAATGTATCTGCTATCTGTGCTCCATGGATGACCATAAAGGCCACGACACAgtttcagctgcagcagaaatgactgagaggcagaaagagCTCGGCTTATGTCTGCAAAAGATCCAGCAGAGAATCCAAAACAGGGAGAAACATGTGAAGGTGCTTCAACAGGAAGCGGAAGCTATCAATCACTCTGCCGATAAAGCTGTGGAGGACAGCGAGAAGATCTTCAGAGACGCCAAGCAGCAGATCAGATCTCGTCAGAAAACGGAAGTAGCTCACGTCAACGAGCTTGAGGAGAGGCTGAAGCAGGAGATCACTGAGCTGAACCGGAAGCTCGCTGAGCTGGAGCAACTGTTAGACACAGACCATCACATCCAGTTCCTGCGCAATTTCATCTTGCTGTCGCGTCTTAGTGAAGCTACAGACTCACCCGGCATCGATAGCCGTCCTCTGAGGTACACTGAGGATGTGACTGCGGCTGTGTCAGAGGCCAGAGATAAACTACAGGACATTCTGAGTGAGGAATGGACCAACATGTCGCTGACAGGGACTGAAGATGTTTTACTGCCACAGGCAGAACCCAAGACCAGAGCTGAATTCGTACAATATTCATGTCAAATCACACTGGATGAGAACACATTCTATGGGAAATTTATGTATTTGGATTACCTAAGAGCAACACACAGATATGATTTTAAATATGACCATTATGGTCACCCAGACAGTTTTACTGACTGGGCTCAGGTTTTGTGTAGAGAAAGTCTGACTGGAcgttgttactgggaggtggacTTTGGAGGGAACGGCATTTTTATAGCAGTTGCATATAAGAGTATTAGCAGAAAAGGAAGAGAAAGTGCATTTGGGCACAATGACAAGTCTTGGGCATTACAGTGTTTCCATAATGGTTATGAATTCAGACATAACAACATCAGAACTCCCGTCACTGGTCCTTGGTCCTCCCGAGTGGGGgtgtacctggatcacagtGCAGGGGTTCTGTGTTTCTACAGCGTCTCTGAAACCAtgaccctcctccacagagtccagaccacattcactcagccacTCTGTCCTGGACTTGGTGTACATCATAATGGTAATTATGCTAAAATCTGCACAGGTTCAAACATAGAGGACTGA